A genomic window from Nicotiana sylvestris chromosome 11, ASM39365v2, whole genome shotgun sequence includes:
- the LOC138881306 gene encoding uncharacterized protein — protein MTHQVSAIVHSMDPKIEDPGAFIIPCTIGSADFTKALCDLGASMNLMPCSVFKTLGIGQLMPTSMRLQIADRTMKRPLGIIDDVLIRVNKFILSADFVILDCEMDYEVSIILGRLFLSKGKALVDVEAG, from the coding sequence atgactcaccaagttagtgcaatagtgcattcaatggacCCTAAGATTGAAGATCCCGGCGCTTTCatcattccttgcaccattgggagtgcggattttactaaggctctatgtgatttgggggctagtatgaATTTGATGCCCtgctcagttttcaagactttgggtattgggcaactgatgccgacttccatgagattacaaatcgcggatagaacaatgaagagaccattgggtattattgatgatgtgcttattCGGGTGAACAAATTTATCTTgtcagctgactttgtgatcttggactgcgagATGGATTATGAAGTTTctatcatattggggagactttTCCTTTCTaaggggaaggccttagttgatgtggaagcagggtaA